A window of Fictibacillus halophilus contains these coding sequences:
- a CDS encoding DUF5662 family protein, with amino-acid sequence MQAYGKYLLYIFEHKLNVFIECWKLGLYVQAFTHDLSKFHPAEFFTYAKKFYSDEKPSEVEWQYAWLHHQHHNKHHWNYWVVDQLKREAVSIPRKYVLEMICDYKSFSRRWGRKRSGPTISDLLIANLLTDRVILHPDTRKECAQIIEQMEPENAQKSI; translated from the coding sequence ATGCAAGCATACGGAAAATATCTACTATATATCTTTGAACATAAATTAAATGTCTTTATAGAATGCTGGAAGTTAGGACTTTATGTTCAAGCGTTTACACATGATTTATCTAAATTTCATCCAGCTGAGTTTTTTACATATGCTAAGAAATTTTATTCAGATGAGAAACCGAGTGAAGTGGAATGGCAATATGCTTGGCTTCATCATCAACATCACAATAAACATCATTGGAATTATTGGGTAGTCGATCAGCTTAAAAGAGAAGCGGTGTCGATTCCCCGAAAGTATGTACTTGAAATGATCTGTGATTACAAATCTTTCTCAAGAAGATGGGGAAGGAAACGATCAGGACCGACTATATCAGATCTTTTGATCGCCAATCTTCTGACTGATCGAGTCATTCTGCATCCGGACACAAGGAAAGAATGTGCACAAATAATTGAACAGATGGAACCAGAGAATGCTCAGAAATCAATCTGA
- a CDS encoding anti-sigma factor, translated as MSDEHKQDQNKDQNLYKAYMMKTKSDIHHSPTLSEEEQREIIRVGSNTARNTTVMISLAILLLILPLMTLITYMYYGIGGKANKMIDVVGKTIYVTEPNISLEEMEIESEIGLFSMNVTFDTFKRIGSEDYLAEKVNVYFGLDEPKFPEKISFLEQLPPMGYGIDVVKDGQKMYHPDAMVPFNTTEAEDVLNNLPDGTVAEAYVSFSQLLKPDEIEKMLPKEMDIRWLAVDTGLEAKQLDKEGVPITPIGYPAQVDTTTWSPFNGREQTNEEVFLNILKLLEKNEQTAEMVSKIKSLEIKERRKYVEDKGIQVYGAVVTGPVPELRKLEQVKNIRAVKVGEVKLWNWK; from the coding sequence ATGAGCGACGAGCATAAACAGGATCAAAATAAAGACCAAAATCTATATAAAGCTTACATGATGAAAACGAAAAGCGACATTCATCATTCACCAACTCTTTCTGAAGAAGAGCAAAGAGAAATCATTCGAGTAGGTTCAAATACAGCTCGAAATACAACTGTTATGATAAGTTTAGCGATCTTGCTTCTTATTCTACCCCTCATGACTTTGATCACTTATATGTATTATGGCATTGGTGGTAAAGCAAACAAGATGATTGATGTAGTAGGAAAGACAATTTATGTGACCGAACCTAATATTAGTCTAGAAGAGATGGAGATTGAGAGCGAGATCGGCTTGTTTTCCATGAATGTTACCTTCGATACGTTTAAGCGTATTGGAAGTGAAGATTATCTTGCTGAGAAGGTAAATGTATATTTCGGATTAGATGAGCCGAAATTCCCTGAAAAAATATCATTTTTAGAACAACTTCCTCCGATGGGTTATGGAATTGATGTGGTGAAGGATGGACAGAAAATGTATCACCCCGATGCAATGGTTCCATTTAATACAACTGAAGCAGAAGATGTGCTGAATAATCTTCCAGACGGAACGGTTGCAGAGGCATATGTTTCATTTTCACAATTATTGAAACCTGATGAAATTGAAAAGATGTTACCGAAAGAAATGGATATTCGCTGGTTAGCAGTTGATACAGGGTTAGAAGCGAAGCAACTGGACAAAGAAGGTGTTCCTATCACTCCAATAGGGTACCCTGCACAAGTTGATACAACTACTTGGTCGCCCTTTAACGGAAGAGAACAAACGAATGAGGAAGTATTTCTCAATATATTAAAGTTATTAGAGAAAAATGAACAAACAGCAGAAATGGTATCTAAAATAAAATCACTTGAGATAAAAGAACGCCGAAAATACGTGGAAGACAAAGGCATACAGGTTTATGGAGCGGTTGTAACAGGACCTGTTCCAGAGTTAAGGAAATTAGAACAAGTGAAAAATATTCGTGCGGTAAAAGTAGGGGAGGTCAAGTTATGGAATTGGAAATAA
- a CDS encoding sigma-70 family RNA polymerase sigma factor — MQLEDVYKHYMNDLYRYLYSLSKNHHVAEDLMQEAFYRAYLTLADYEINNIKAWLFKVAYHAFIDHQRKNKKTIVTDEIKEIVDMRENTPESKMLEKESFLLLIEDLKCLKEIEKQAVLLCDLNELSYQEVAEILNIKMNTLKSHISRGRKKLVERVKERMNLDERRA, encoded by the coding sequence GTGCAACTAGAGGATGTATATAAACATTATATGAATGATCTGTACCGCTATTTGTATTCTCTTTCGAAGAATCACCATGTTGCGGAGGATTTGATGCAAGAAGCATTTTACCGAGCCTATTTAACTTTAGCAGACTATGAGATTAACAATATTAAAGCATGGCTGTTTAAAGTTGCGTACCATGCATTTATAGATCATCAAAGAAAGAATAAAAAAACTATAGTAACTGATGAGATTAAAGAAATTGTAGATATGAGAGAAAATACACCGGAAAGTAAGATGTTAGAAAAGGAATCATTTTTATTATTAATTGAGGATTTAAAGTGTTTAAAAGAAATCGAAAAACAGGCTGTTCTGTTGTGCGATTTGAATGAACTTAGTTATCAAGAAGTTGCTGAGATCTTGAATATTAAAATGAACACATTAAAAAGTCATATTTCAAGAGGTAGGAAGAAGCTAGTGGAACGAGTTAAGGAAAGGATGAACCTAGATGAGCGACGAGCATAA